A single region of the Candidatus Kryptobacter tengchongensis genome encodes:
- a CDS encoding anhydro-N-acetylmuramic acid kinase — translation MLDKLMRLKEKNPKIVVGLMSGTSADGVDVAVVEVFNSGKQTKVRTIGWRTFPFDEKLKKLILKNSQPEASRVDEICRLNFLIARVYADSIFKTLDELGMKISDVDLIGSHGQTIQHLPIEIEMFGYRIKSTLQIGEPGVIAKLTGVPTVGNFRVGDMALCGEGAPLVPYFDYLVFASDELNRLVLNIGGIANFTVLKKNCDVEDVIAFDTGPGNMVVDALVKIFFDREYDENGEIAQSGRISKDLLDKMMEHPFITKKPPKSTGREEFGSLFVNQILKWGQELSLAPEDMVATATEFTTYAIFKNYELFVKPYAEVDELIVSGGGAKNKFMLNSLERHFRVPVRLSDEFGVSSDAKEAICFAVFANETISGNPINITSVTGARKRTILGGIYF, via the coding sequence ATGCTTGACAAATTGATGAGATTAAAAGAAAAAAATCCAAAGATAGTTGTCGGTTTGATGTCTGGGACATCGGCGGATGGAGTTGATGTTGCAGTGGTTGAGGTTTTTAACAGCGGAAAACAAACGAAGGTGAGGACAATTGGATGGAGGACATTCCCGTTTGATGAAAAGTTAAAAAAATTAATTTTAAAAAATTCACAACCCGAAGCAAGCAGGGTTGATGAAATTTGCAGATTAAATTTTTTAATCGCTCGTGTTTATGCAGATTCAATTTTTAAAACCCTTGATGAACTTGGAATGAAGATTTCAGATGTTGATCTTATCGGCTCACATGGTCAAACTATTCAGCATTTACCGATTGAGATTGAGATGTTTGGTTATAGGATTAAATCAACTCTTCAAATTGGAGAGCCCGGGGTTATAGCTAAACTTACCGGCGTTCCAACCGTTGGAAATTTCAGGGTTGGAGACATGGCGCTATGCGGTGAGGGGGCTCCGCTTGTTCCCTATTTTGACTATCTTGTCTTTGCATCAGATGAGCTAAATAGATTAGTTCTTAACATCGGTGGAATTGCAAACTTCACCGTTTTGAAGAAAAATTGTGATGTTGAAGATGTAATCGCTTTTGATACAGGACCTGGAAATATGGTTGTTGATGCTCTTGTTAAGATATTTTTTGATCGTGAGTATGATGAGAATGGTGAAATCGCTCAAAGTGGGAGGATTTCAAAAGATCTGCTTGATAAAATGATGGAGCATCCATTTATTACAAAAAAGCCACCTAAATCAACAGGACGTGAAGAATTCGGTTCATTGTTTGTAAATCAAATTTTGAAATGGGGTCAGGAACTTTCACTTGCACCGGAAGATATGGTTGCAACCGCGACTGAATTTACAACCTATGCGATATTTAAAAATTATGAATTATTTGTCAAACCATATGCTGAAGTTGATGAGTTAATCGTAAGTGGAGGTGGCGCGAAAAATAAGTTTATGCTTAATTCGCTTGAAAGACATTTCCGAGTTCCCGTCCGATTAAGCGATGAATTCGGCGTCTCTTCGGATGCAAAAGAAGCGATATGTTTTGCCGTTTTCGCAAATGAAACAATAAGTGGAAATCCTATAAATATAACTTCAGTTACAGGGGCGAGAAAAAGAACTATCTTGGGGGGAATTTACTTTTAA